A region from the Peromyscus maniculatus bairdii isolate BWxNUB_F1_BW_parent chromosome 5, HU_Pman_BW_mat_3.1, whole genome shotgun sequence genome encodes:
- the Il15 gene encoding interleukin-15 isoform X1: MKILKPYMRNTSISCYLCFLLSSHFLTEVGIHVFIWGCVGVGLPKTEANWEDVLADLNIIKSDIQSIHIDVTLYTDSDFHPGCKFTAMKCFLLELQVILHEYSHTRLNATVNNMMLLIKSNLASTQNITESGCKECEELEEKNIREFVQSFIHIVQMFINTS, from the exons atgaaaattttg AAACCATATATGAGGAATACATCCATCTCTTGCTACTTGTGTTTCCTTCTAAGCAGTCATTTTTTAACTGAGGTTGGCATTCATGTCTTCATTTGGGG CTGTGTCGGGGTAGGTCTCCCCAAGACAGAGGCCAACTGGGAAGATGTGTTAGCTGATCTAAATATTATTAAATCTGATATTCAA tcTATTCATATTGATGTTACTTTATACACTGACAGTGACTTTCAT CCTGGTTGCAAATTTACTGCAATGAAGTGCTttctgctggaattacaggttatTTTACATGAGTACAGCCACACACGCCTCAATGCAACAGTAAACAACATGATGCTCCTAATAAAGAGCAATCTGGCTTCCACCCAG AATATAACAGAATCCGGCTGCAAAGAATGTGAGGAACTGGAGGAGAAAAACATCAGGGAATTTGTGCAGAGCTTTATCCATATTGTACAAATGTTCATCAACACTTCTTGA
- the Il15 gene encoding interleukin-15 isoform X2, with protein sequence MKILKPYMRNTSISCYLCFLLSSHFLTEVGIHVFIWGCVGVGLPKTEANWEDVLADLNIIKSDIQSIHIDVTLYTDSDFHVILHEYSHTRLNATVNNMMLLIKSNLASTQNITESGCKECEELEEKNIREFVQSFIHIVQMFINTS encoded by the exons atgaaaattttg AAACCATATATGAGGAATACATCCATCTCTTGCTACTTGTGTTTCCTTCTAAGCAGTCATTTTTTAACTGAGGTTGGCATTCATGTCTTCATTTGGGG CTGTGTCGGGGTAGGTCTCCCCAAGACAGAGGCCAACTGGGAAGATGTGTTAGCTGATCTAAATATTATTAAATCTGATATTCAA tcTATTCATATTGATGTTACTTTATACACTGACAGTGACTTTCAT gttatTTTACATGAGTACAGCCACACACGCCTCAATGCAACAGTAAACAACATGATGCTCCTAATAAAGAGCAATCTGGCTTCCACCCAG AATATAACAGAATCCGGCTGCAAAGAATGTGAGGAACTGGAGGAGAAAAACATCAGGGAATTTGTGCAGAGCTTTATCCATATTGTACAAATGTTCATCAACACTTCTTGA